The following are encoded in a window of Penaeus vannamei isolate JL-2024 chromosome 17, ASM4276789v1, whole genome shotgun sequence genomic DNA:
- the tnc gene encoding mucin-2 produces MEDSAVFHVALVLVVSLAAVTHAAPFSSSDLQQRQTDLSALFHSSKGGMIGPLFRDDELSLASGDGGCYYQFQHYDEGDRIITNEPCLNCTCHNSMLMCYLKVCPFSKPIGQDCTVEKRPDQCCPVITCPQVPVNLQVMQMTSTTTAAPPAPTTALVPYTEHGCTIEGKYYPDGAQVPGVPGKPCELCYCIRNHTACVMQECILMVHGCDPVFEDGVCCPVRYKCAHDEETGLETTTTVPATAANGSVILTTTIQPMPVGCMHKGEFYEDGASIPSEDPCEHCYCMKSDLVCAIQECMSPLDEMQESCTPRPAPPGQCCPEAYDCPELPEITTVTLDYSSLASTTESVTSDTDEVTAEISTEAPVDKTSTATATDVDTEESATDVPIAEIDVTGIPSIDTDETSTDVPAIEIDEVATDISITDVDETSDTPAVDTDESAIDVPSVETEETSDAPVVDIDETATDAPTAEVDETATDAPTVGVDETATDAPTVGVDETATDAPTVGVDETATEGPFVDVDETATDAPAVDVDETATDVDETATDAPAVDVDETATDVDETATDAPAVDIDETATDAPAVDVDETATDAPAVDVDETATDAPAVDVDETATDAPAVDVDETATDVDETATDAPAVDVDETVTDAPAVDVDETATDVDETATDAPAVDVDETATDAPAVDVDETATDVDETATDAPAVDVDETATDAPAVDVDETATDAPAVDVDETATDVDETATDAPAVDVDETATDAPAVDVDETATDAPAVDVDETATDAPAVDIDETATDAPAVDVDETATDAPAVDVDETATDAPAVDVDETATDAPAVDVDETATDAPAVDVDETATDAPAVDVDETATDAPAVDVDETATDAPAVDVDETATDAPAVDVDETATDAPAVDVDETATDAPAVDVDETATDAPAVDVDETATDVDETATDAPAVDVDETVTDAPAVDVDETATDAPTVDTNETTTDGTATDVPAIDTGITTDAPTAETATVLPEDSSMCYVNGTSYSNNSIVPAYTPCQESCRCINGAVSCKLVACPPAPPAFLRCTSAPVEGECCPSHTCPPVKPDTTETPGCVSDGVQYYDGEFVPSSDLCSDCYCLGGEVICAILECPQPQGQNCTAVERPLGSCCPTKYECDEVDMPDSLSQVTDADSEGKVTPSSTFTIGVDESHTEATSQAGEDVTSTKAPVDGAVEEPVTPASTDGEVPVESTLSTGSPDDMMTGPVIGLETRTTAPDDYSVLTTPMTTITEDVSTQTESPVDQSSVDITDETTSIPETDDTTVMETADPEIGKTTGTPAVEATSEVPIVDETGTESPELERPVTDIPTVVAVTDVPDDKEPTTKTPLEIETGTDSPTGDQIATGVPTLGEVTTDVDETATGIPAVDTDGTDMVTDIPEEVISTVSLPDKEGIPGEGSCMANGTTYSNGDNVPASRPCHQLCTCKNSIVSCELQACPPPPPAFLRCAPVEDPEQCCPSYDCPTVEPDTTEYPGCLRDGIQYLEGEYVPSPDICTDCYCLSGEIICAVLECPVPAGANCKPMSRATHSCCPSKYECDDLETDTDAVNQTVTDAPTGIDETATEVDQTTTDAPVEVDQTSTDAPVEVDQTATDAPVEVDQTSTDAPVDVDQTATDAPVEVDQTVTDAPVEVDETATDAPVDIDQTATDAPVVDQTATDAPIEVDQTSTDAPVEVDQTATDVPGEVDETATDAPVDIDQTATDAPVVDQTATDAPVEVDQTSTDAPVDVDQTATDVPVEVDETATDAPVEVDETATDAPVGVDQTATDAPVDVDQTATDAPVEVDEIATDAPVEVDQTATDTPVEVDETATEVDQTATDAPVEVDQTSTDAPVEVDVTATDAPVDVDETATDAPIEVDETATDAPVEVDETATDAPVEVDQTATDVPVEVDQTATDAPVEVDETATDAPVEVDETATDTPVEVDQTATDAPVEVDQTATDAPVEVDQTATDAPVEVDETATDAPVEVDQTATDAPVEVDQTATDAPVEVDETATDAPVEVDETATDAPVEVDQTATDAPVEVDETATDAPVEVDQIATDAPVEVDQTATDAPVEVDQTATDAPVEVDETATYVPVEVDETATDAPVEVDQTATDAPVGVDQTATDAPVEVDETATDAPVEVDETATDAPVEVDETATDAPVEVDQTATDAPVDVDQTATDAPVEVDETATYVPVEVDQTATDAPVEVDETATDAPVEVDQTATDTPVGVDQTATDAPVDVDETATDAPVEVDETATDAPVEVDQTATDAPVEVDETATDAPVEVDQTATDAPVEVDETATDAPVEVDETATDAPVEVDETATDVPVDVDQTATDAPVEVDETATDAPVEVDETATDVPVDVDQTATDAPVEVDETATDAPVEVDQTATDAPVEVDETATDAPVEVDETATDAPVEVDETATDAPVEVDQTATDVPVDVDQTATDAPVEVDETATDAPVEVDQTATDVPIDVDQTATDAPVEVDETATDAPVEVDQTATDVPVEVDQTATDAPVGVDQTATDAPVEVDETATDAPVEVDETATDAPVDIDQTATDAPVGVDQTATDTPVEVDQTATDAPVEVDQTATDAPVEVDQTATDAPVDVDQTATDAPVEVDETATDAPVEVDETATDAPVEVDETATDAPVDVDQTATDTPVEVDETATDAPVDVDQTATDAPVEVDETATDAPVDVDEIATDAPVEVDQTATDAPVEVDQTATDAPVDVDQTATDAPVEVVQTATDTPVDVDQTATDAPVEVDQMATDAPVVDQMATDAPVVDQMATDAPVVDQMATDAPVEVDGTATDTPVEIDHTATDFPEVEQTATDAPVEVDETATDGPLEVDETATDAPVEVDETATDAPVEVEQTATDAPVASTTTDGDKEGAVDLPENCVVQGSMYYDGSFVPASSACQENCRCTNGTVMCERPSCPPAPPAFLRCSPIPPQDSCCPTYDCPPIIDPTVTEAPQCEKDGSIYNDGDYVPSPSECTDCYCLGGEIICAYLECVAPGDNCTPVSQLNNSCCPDKYECADVPDSLMATTISPIGASATDTANGTSPSTVIPVTESISTISTVAPETEFKPSSTFPSVVTDEPETESSDAPVTTSPEGIEISFPTDGVTTDADGVSSIITEASIATDGLETESPGITISSFVTEATSEGVVSDVTGPPVTPSVTSTSSLDITTTTESVPSSGEPMLTEASVATEEPETEATIGIVVDVTSAPTVVSSSGTSVTEEPSATDSPLTEPTDSGYATEATISVTESTTVTDADVQVSTEKPGVTESIEGQVTTKSTEPTSEYSGSSETASPDIPVSTEVPTQTASEVPTELTDVPVSTELPTASTSTEFPVSTESAVPQVPTEVSAATGAAGETSVSTESASTVDSVPSELSTEAPFPPFPGTTSVFPKPETTTWKPSTTTELIIGPGACVFDGEVYLSAQQIPRDDPCDFCFCFRGDIICLQQSCPPPIPGCYEEAIPGFCCPRYECPVTQAVVNITTTTTPIPTYPPVQKVEEVTMCEIGDRFYHPGELVEEASGPCLECRCGKDGMMECEPRECRAEPMLRKILGTKGNLYGR; encoded by the exons ATGGAGGACAGTGCAGTCTTCCACGTCGCGTTGGTGCTGGTGGTCAGCCTGGCCGCAGTCACACATGCAG CACCATTTTCCAGTAGTGACCTCCAGCAACGACAGACCGACCTTTCTGCACTTTTCCATTCATCTAAAGGAG GTATGATCGGCCCTTTGTTCCGCGACGATGAGCTCAGTTTGGCTTCAGGTGATGGAG GTTGCTACTACCAGTTCCAGCACTATGACGAGGGGGACAGGATTATCACCAATGAGCCTTGCCTCAACTGCACTTGCCACAACTCGATGCTCATGTGCTACTTGAAG gtATGCCCATTCAGCAAGCCTATTGGGCAAGACTGCACTGTTGAGAAACGACCAGATCAGTGCTGCCCTGTGATCACCTGTCCTCAAG TCCCAGTGAATCTCCAGGTAATGCAGATGACCTCCACAACGACAGCTGCCCCTCCCGCCCCAACTACTGCATTGGTTCCCTACACCGAACACGGTTGCACCATAGAAGGAAAATACTACCCAGATGGTGCTCAG GTCCCAGGTGTGCCAGGAAAACCATGCGAGCTGTGCTATTGTATCAGAAACCACACAGCGTGCGTTATGCAGGAATGTATTCTCATGGTCCATGGTTGTGACCCCGTTTTTGAGGATGGAGTTTGTTGCCCAGTTCGATACAAGTGTG CTCACGACGAGGAGACAGGGCTTGAAACCACGACTACAGTTCCTGCAACCGCCGCCAATGGAAGCGTCATACTTACCACAACCATACAGCCGATGCCCGTTGGATGTATGCACAAGGGCGAATTCTATGAAGATGGTGCCTCGATTCCGTCAGAAGACCCATGCGAACACTGCTACTGCATGAAGAGCGATCTGGTATGCGCCATTCAGGAATGCATGTCTCCCCTGGATGAGATGCAAGAGAGCTGCACTCCTCGACCGGCTCCTCCTGGCCAATGCTGCCCCGAGGCTTATGATTGCC CTGAGCTCCCAGAAATCACCACGGTCACGCTTGATTATTCAAGTCTTGCCTCGACTACCGAAAGCGTCACTTCAGACACCGATGAAGTTACTGCTGAAATTAGCACAGAAGCCCCGGTTGACAAAACATCCACTGCCACGGCCACCGATGTTGACACTGAAGAATCCGCAACGGATGTTCCTATTGCTGAGATAGATGTGACTGGCATTCCCTCAATTGACACTGATGAAACATCAACTGATGTTCCAGCTATTGAGATTGATGAAGTGGCAACTGATATTTCCATTACTGATGTAGATGAAACTTCAGATACTCCTGCTGTAGATACTGATGAATCAGCAATTGATGTTCCATCTGTTGAGACTGAAGAAACTTCAGATGCTCCCGTCGTTGATATTGATGAAACAGCAACGGATGCCCCAACTGCAGAGGTTGATGAAACAGCAACTGATGCTCCTACTGTAGGTGTTGATGAAACAGCAACTGATGCTCCTACTGTAGGTGTTGATGAAACAGCAACTGATGCTCCTACTGTAGGTGTTGATGAAACAGCAACTGAAGGTCCCTTTGTAGATGTTGATGAAACAGCAACTGATGCCCCTGCTGTAGATGTTGATGAAACAGCAACTGATGTTGATGAAACAGCAACTGATGCCCCTGCTGTAGATGTTGATGAAACAGCAACTGATGTTGATGAAACAGCAACTGATGCCCCTGCTGTAGATATTGATGAAACAGCAACTGATGCCCCTGCTGTAGATGTTGATGAAACAGCAACTGATGCCCCTGCTGTAGATGTTGATGAAACAGCAACTGATGCCCCTGCTGTAGATGTTGATGAAACAGCAACTGATGCCCCTGCTGTAGATGTTGATGAAACAGCAACTGATGTTGATGAAACAGCAACTGATGCCCCTGCTGTAGATGTTGATGAAACAGTAACTGATGCCCCTGCTGTAGATGTTGATGAAACAGCAACTGATGTTGATGAAACAGCAACTGATGCCCCTGCTGTAGATGTTGATGAAACAGCAACTGATGCCCCTGCTGTAGATGTTGATGAAACAGCAACTGATGTTGATGAAACAGCAACTGATGCCCCTGCTGTAGATGTTGATGAAACAGCAACTGATGCCCCTGCTGTAGATGTTGATGAAACAGCAACTGATGCCCCTGCTGTAGATGTTGATGAAACAGCAACTGATGTTGATGAAACAGCAACTGATGCCCCTGCTGTAGATGTTGATGAAACAGCAACTGATGCCCCTGCTGTAGATGTTGATGAAACAGCAACTGATGCCCCTGCTGTAGATGTTGATGAAACAGCAACTGATGCCCCTGCTGTAGATATTGATGAAACAGCAACTGATGCCCCTGCTGTAGATGTTGATGAAACAGCAACTGATGCCCCTGCTGTAGATGTTGATGAAACAGCAACTGATGCCCCTGCTGTAGATGTTGATGAAACAGCAACTGATGCCCCTGCTGTAGATGTTGATGAAACAGCAACTGATGCCCCTGCTGTAGATGTTGATGAAACAGCAACTGATGCCCCTGCTGTAGATGTTGATGAAACAGCAACTGATGCCCCTGCTGTAGATGTTGATGAAACAGCAACTGATGCCCCTGCTGTAGATGTTGATGAAACAGCAACTGATGCCCCTGCTGTAGATGTTGATGAAACAGCAACTGATGCGCCTGCTGTAGATGTTGATGAAACAGCAACTGATGCCCCTGCTGTAGATGTTGATGAAACAGCAACTGATGCCCCTGCTGTAGATGTTGATGAAACAGCAACTGATGTTGATGAAACAGCAACTGATGCCCCTGCTGTAGATGTTGATGAAACAGTAACTGATGCCCCTGCTGTAGATGTTGATGAAACAGCAACTGATGCTCCTACTGTTGATACTAATGAAACAACAACTGATGGAACTGCAACTGATGTTCCTGCTATCGACACTGGTATAACCACAGATGCTCCCACTGCAGAGACTGCTACTGTCTTACCAGAAGATAGCAGCATGTGTTATGTCAATGGTACAAGCtacagtaataacagtattgtCCCTGCGTATACCCCTTGTCAAGAGAGCTGTCGATGCATTAATGGTGCTGTTTCCTGCAAATTAGTGGCTTGCCCGCCTGCACCACCAGCATTCCTTAGATGCACCTCAGCTCCAGTTGAAGGAGAGTGTTGTCCGAGCCACACATGCC CACCTGTCAAGCCAGATACAACAGAGACCCCTGGATGCGTCAGTGATGGTGTTCAATATTATGACGGAGAATTTGTGCCTAGTTCTGATCTATGTTCAGACTGCTACTGTCTTGGTGGTGAAGTCATCTGTGCAATCCTTGAATGTCCTCAACCCCAGGGACAAAACTGTACTGCCGTAGAACGACCTCTTGGAAGTTGCTGCCCAACAAAATATGAATGTG ATGAAGTTGATATGCCCGACTCCTTAAGCCAAGTAACAGATGCAGATTCTGAGGGTAAGGTAACTCCATCTTCCACTTTTACCATTGGAGTGGACGAAAGTCATACAGAAGCTACATCTCAGGCTGGTGAAGATGTGACATCTACAAAGGCCCCAGTAGATGGAGCAGTTGAGGAACCAGTAACACCAGCTAGTACTGATGGGGAAGTTCCTGTTGAAAGCACACTCTCAACTGGTTCCCCTGATGACATGATGACTGGTCCAGTGATAGGACtagaaacaagaacaacagcCCCTGATGACTACAGTGTTCTTACTACACCTATGACAACCATTACTGAGGATGTCTCAACTCAAACAGAAAGTCCTGTTGATCAATCTTCTGTTGATATCACAGATGAAACTACTAGCATTCCTGAGACTGATGATACTACAGTTATGGAAACTGCAGACCCTGAAATAGGCAAAACCACTGGTACCCCTGCAGTTGAAGCTACCTCAGAAGTTCCTATTGTTGATGAGACAGGTACTGAATCTCCAGAACTTGAAAGGCCAGTGACTGATATTCCCACGGTTGTTGCAGTTACTGATGTTCCTGATGATAAAGAACCAACCACAAAGACACCACTTGAAATTGAAACAGGAACTGATAGTCCAACAGGGGATCAAATAGCTACTGGTGTACCTACATTAGGTGAAGTAACAACAGATGTTGATGAGACAGCTACAGGTATCCCTGCAGTTGACACAGATGGAACGGATATGGTTACAGACATCCCAGAGGAAGTGATTTCAACAGTCAGCCTTCCTGATAAAGAAGGTATTCCTGGTGAGGGAAGTTGTATGGCTAATGGAACTACTTATTCAAATGGAGACAATGTGCCAGCTTCAAGGCCATGCCACCAATTATGTACCTGTAAGAACAGTATAGTGTCATGTGAGCTGCAAGCctgtcctcccccacctccagcaTTCTTACGCTGTGCTCCTGTGGAAGATCCAGAGCAATGCTGTCCATCATATGACTGTC CTACCGTAGAACCTGATACCACAGAATACCCAGGATGCTTGAGAGATGGAATACAGTATCTAGAAGGAGAATATGTTCCAAGTCCAGACATCTGTACTGACTGTTATTGTCTCAGTGGGGAAATTATTTGTGCAGTCCTTGAGTGCCCAGTGCCTGCTGGTGCGAACTGCAAACCAATGTCTAGAGCAACTCACAGCTGCTGTCCTTCAAAATATGAATGTG ATGACTTGGAGACAGATACTGATGCAGTCAATCAAACAGTTACTGATGCACCAACTGGAATTGATGAAACAGCTACTGAAGTTGATCAGACAACTACTGATGCTCCAGTTGAAGTTGATCAGACATCtactgatgccccagttgaagtTGATCAGACAGCCACTGATGCTCCAGTTGAAGTTGATCAGACATCTACTGATGCCCCAGTTGATGTTGATCAGAcagccactgatgccccagttgaagtTGATCAGACAGTCACTGATGCCCCAGTCGAAGTTGATGAAAcagccactgatgccccagttgacATTGATCAGAcagccactgatgccccagttgtTGATCAGACAGCTACTGATGCCCCAATTGAAGTTGATCAGACATCtactgatgccccagttgaagtTGATCAGACAGCCACTGATGTCCCAGGTGAAGTTGATGAAAcagccactgatgccccagttgacATTGATCAGAcagccactgatgccccagttgtTGATCAGACAGCtactgatgccccagttgaagtTGATCAGACATCTACTGATGCCCCAGTTGACGTTGATCAGACAGCCACTGATGTCCCAGTTGAAGTTGATGAAAcagccactgatgccccagttgaagttgatgaaacagccactgatgccccagttggAGTTGATCAGACAGCTACTGATGCCCCAGTTGATGTTGATCAGACAGCtactgatgccccagttgaagttgatgaaatagccactgatgccccagttgaagtTGATCAGACAGCCACCGATACCCCAGTTGAAGTTGATGAAACAGCCACTGAAGTTGATCAAACAGCCACAGATGCCCCAGTAGAAGTTGATCAGACATCtactgatgccccagttgaagttgatgtaacagccactgatgccccagttgacGTTGATGAAACAGCCACTGATGCCCCAATTGAAGTTGATGAAACTGCCACCGATGCCCCAGTTGAAGTAGATGAAAcagccactgatgccccagttgaagtTGATCAAACTGCCACTGATGTCCCAGTTGAAGTTGATCAAAcagccactgatgccccagttgaagttgatgaaactgccactgatgccccagttgaagtAGATGAAACAGCCACTGATACCCCAGTTGAAGTTGATCAAACtgccactgatgccccagttgaagttgatcaaactgccactgatgccccagttgaagtTGATCAAACAGCtactgatgccccagttgaagttgatgaaactgccactgatgccccagttgaagttgatcagacagccactgatgccccagttgaagttgatcaaacagccactgatgccccagttgaagttgatgaaactgccactgatgccccagttgaagttgatgaaactgccactgatgccccagttgaagttgatcaaacagccactgatgccccagttgaagttgatgaaactgccactgatgccccagttgaagttgatcaaatagccactgatgccccagttgaagttgatcaaacagccactgatgccccagttgaagttgatcagacagccactgatgccccagttgaagtTGATGAAACTGCCACATATGTCCCAGTTGAAGTTGATGAAACtgccactgatgccccagttgaagttgatcaaacagccactgatgccccagttggAGTTGATCAGAcagccactgatgccccagttgaagttgatgaaacagccactgatgccccagttgaagttgatgaaaccgccactgatgccccagttgaagttgatgaaacagccactgatgccccagttgaagttgatcaaacagccactgatgccccagttgacGTTGATCAGAcagccactgatgccccagttgaagtTGATGAAACTGCCACATATGTCCCAGTTGAAGTTGATCAGAcagccactgatgccccagttgaagttgatgaaactgccactgatgccccagttgaagtTGATCAAACAGCCACTGATACCCCAGTTGGAGTTGATCAGAcagccactgatgccccagttgacGTAGATGAAAcagccactgatgccccagttgaagttgatgaaaccgccactgatgccccagttgaagttgatcaaacagccactgatgccccagttgaagttgatgaaactgccactgatgccccagttgaagttgatcaaacagccactgatgccccagttgaagtGGATGAAAcagccactgatgccccagttgaagttgatgaaactgccactgatgccccagttgaagtTGATGAAACTGCCACTGATGTCCCAGTTGACGTTGATCAAAcagccactgatgccccagttgaagttgatgaaactgccactgatgccccagttgaagtTGATGAAACTGCCACTGATGTCCCAGTTGACGTTGATCAAAcagccactgatgccccagttgaagtAGATGAAAcagccactgatgccccagttgaagttgatcaaacagccactgatgccccagttgaagtGGATGAAAcagccactgatgccccagttgaagttgatgaaactgccactgatgccccagttgaagtAGATGAAAcagccactgatgccccagttgaagtTGATCAAACAGCCACTGATGTCCCAGTTGACGTTGATCAAAcagccactgatgccccagttgaagtAGATGAAAcagccactgatgccccagttgaagtTGATCAAACAGCCACTGATGTCCCAATTGACGTTGATCAGAcagccactgatgccccagttgaagtGGATGAAAcagccactgatgccccagttgaagtTGATCAAACAGCCACTGATGTCCCAGTTGAAGTTGATCAAAcagccactgatgccccagttggAGTTGATCAAACcgccactgatgccccagttgaagttgatgaaactgccactgatgccccagttgaagtAGATGAAAcagccactgatgccccagttgacATTGATCAGAcagccactgatgccccagttggAGTTGACCAAACAGCCACTGATACCCCAGTTGAAGTTGATCAAACtgccactgatgccccagttgaagtTGATCAAACTGCCACAGATGCCCCAGTTGAAGTTGATCAAAcagccactgatgccccagttgatGTTGATCAGAcagccactgatgccccagttgaagttgatgaaaccgccactgatgccccagttgaagttgatgaaaccgccactgatgccccagttgaagttgatgaaaccgccactgatgccccagttgacGTTGATCAGACAGCCACTGATACCCCAGTTGAAGTGGATGAAAcagccactgatgccccagttgatGTTGATCAGAcagccactgatgccccagttgaagttgatgaaaccgccactgatgccccagttgatGTTGATGAAATtgccactgatgccccagttgaagttgatcaaacagccactgatgccccagttgaagttgatcaaaccgccactgatgccccagttgacGTTGATCAGACAGCCACTGATGCCCCGGTTGAAGTTGTTCAAACTGCCACTGACACCCCAGTTGACGTTGATCAGACAGCCACTGATGCCCCGGTTGAAGTTGATCAAATGGCTACTGATGCCCCAGTTGTTGATCAAATGGCTACTGATGCCCCAGTTGTTGATCAAATGGCTACTGATGCCCCAGTTGTTGATCAAATGGCtactgatgccccagttgaagtTGATGGAACAGCCACTGATACCCCAGTTGAAATTGATCATACAGCCACTGATTTCCCTGAAGTTGAACAGACAGCTACTGATGCTCCAGTTGAAGTTGATGAAACAGCTACTGATGGCCCACTTGAAGTTGATGAAACTGCCACTGATGCCCCAGTGGAAGTTGATGAAAcagccactgatgccccagttgaagtTGAACAGACAGCTACTGATGCCCCAGTTGCTTCCACTACAACAGACGGTGATAAAGAAGGAGCTGTTGATTTGCCAGAGAATTGTGTGGTTCAAGGTTCTATGTATTATGATGGTTCCTTTGTTCCAGCTTCTTCTGCATGCCAAGAAAATTGCAGATGTACCAATGGAACTGTTATGTGTGAACGTCCATCTTGCCCCCCTGCACCTCCTGCTTTCCTCAGGtgttctcccatccctcctcaagATAGTTGTTGCCCAACCTATGACTGTC CTCCCATCATAGACCCTACAGTCACAGAGGCACCTCAGTGTGAAAAAGATGGTTCCATatacaatgatggtgattatgtacCAAGCCCAAGCGAATGTACAGACTGTTATTGTCTAGGAGGCGAAATTATTTGTGCCTATTTGGAATGTGTTGCACCTGGAGATAATTGTACACCTGTTTCACAGTTAAATAATTCTTGCTGCCCTGACAAATATGAATGTG CTGATGTGCCTGATAGCTTAATGGCTACAACCATCTCACCAATTGGAGCGTCTGCTACAGATACAGCCAACGGAACTAGTCCAAGTACTGTAATACCTGTAACTGAGAGCATTTCCACTATCAGCACAGTGGCTCCAGAGACTGAATTCAAACCATCAAGTACCTTCCCATCTGTAGTTACTGACGAGCCAGAAACTGAGTCTTCTGATGCTCCAGTTACCACAAGTCCTGAGGGCATAGAGATCTCCTTCCCCACAGATGGGGTAACCACTGATGCTGATGGAGTCAGTTCTATCATTACAGAGGCTTCCATTGCTACAGATGGTTTAGAAACTGAGTCACCAGGTATCACTATTTCCTCCTTTGTAACTGAAGCAACATCTGAGGGTGTAGTCTCAGATGTAACTGGACCACCTGTAACCCCAAGTGTTACCAGTACATCAAGCTTAGATATTACCACCACCACAGAATCAGTTCCCAGCTCCGGTGAACCTATGCTAACTGAAGCTTCAGTTGCCACTGAAGAACCAGAGACTGAGGCTACAATTGGCATCGTTGTTGATGTAACAAGTGCCCCTACAGTTGTATCTTCATCAGGTACGAGTGTTACAGAGGAACCGTCAGCCACAGACTCACCCCTTACAGAACCAACTGATTCTGGCTATGCCACTGAAGCAACTATTTCTGTGACAGAATCTACCACAGTTACTGATGCTGATGTACAAGTAAGTACAGAGAAGCCTGGAGTTACTGAAAGCATCGAAGGTCAAGTGACAACTAAATCAACAGAACCTACATCAGAATATTCAGGGTCTTCTGAAACAGCTTCACCAGATATTCCAGTTTCAACAGAAGTCCCAACACAAACGGCATCAGAGGTACCAACAGAATTAACAGATGTTCCAGTTTCCACTGAATTACCTACAGCTTCAACATCAACGGAATTTCCAGTCTCAACTGAGTCAGCTGTACCGCAGGTGCCTACAGAAGTATCAGCAGCTACAGGAGCAGCTGGAGAAACCTCAGTATCAACTGAATCAGCATCGACAGTTGATTCTGTGCCGTCTGAATTATCAACTGAAGCTCCATTCCCACCCTTCCCTGGTACTACATCTGTCTTCCCTAAGCCGGAAACCACCACCTGGAAACCATCAACTACCACAGAGCTCATTATTGGGCCAGGAGCTTGTGTATTTGATGGTGAAGTATACCTCTCTGCACAACAAATTCCACGAGATGACCCATGCGACTTCTGTTTCTGCTTCCGTGGAGACATCATCTGTTTGCAACAGTCATGTCCTCCACCTATCCCTGGGTGTTATGAAGAAGCCATTCCTGGGTTCTGCTGCCCACGATACGAGTGTCCAGTCACCCAGGCAGTggttaacattactactactaccacacctATTCCTACCTATCCACCTGTCCAGAAGGTAGAAGAAGTCACTATGTGTGAAATTGGCGATCGTTTCTACCACCCTGGCGAGCTCGTAGAAGAAGCTTCTGGACCTTGTCTTGAGTGCAG GTGCGGAAAGGACGGCATGATGGAATGCGAGCCCCGTGAGTGCCGAGCAGAACCTATGCTTCGCAAAATCTTGGGCACTAAGGGCAACTTATATGGTCGGTGA